In the Telopea speciosissima isolate NSW1024214 ecotype Mountain lineage chromosome 6, Tspe_v1, whole genome shotgun sequence genome, CAGCGCATTCCATGCTGATGACGCCACTCCTTAAAGTGCCGCTCAAAAGCCCTACGGCCCCAATAGCTATGATTTCCACATATTTCACACTTGAATTCCTGAAAGGCAGGGTAAAACCCCATCATATCAAACGGTACATCATATTTCTAAGCATCTGAAAACCAGGAGTTATTTTTACTCTCTGTCCTAAAAATAGTCTTGTTTGTAAAAAACCTGCATTTTAGGGAGGTTGGAGTCAATGCATTAATTACTCACTAATTCAAAACCTGTTTCCAACATCTACCCATATTAGTTTGGCTTATGTAATAGAAAGAACAATTATGACAGGTGAATACAATAAATGTGTGGATGATTAAATAAGTAAACTATGGGGAATCCAACAAAACTTCGTATCTTCTTGGCTTTTAAAACGAACAAACATTTTGGGGCAGTGAAAACCTCAAATAACTTTCTTTTTGGTTGTGTTGGCCTTTGGCCACTTCTTGTTGTTGAACTATATATCAAGTAGACATTGCTAtttctttctaaaaaatatgttattcattaaaaaagaaaagatataacCAACATGTATGTCACATGcttccggagtgttgtgtgatcaacatattcctttaaaattcgaaggaaaattttataggatggAAATCAACCAGCAATAATATATGAAGCTaaatgttgggcagtgaagaaacatcatataaacaaacttagtgtagctcaaatgaggatgctgagatggagGAGTGGCAACacttaaaaagataaaataaggaatgaataAATTAAAGCTACTTTGAGGTGGATTGGACATCTGCAAtagaggcctttgaatgctccagtacAGAAGGATGATTTGAttagattgaaggagctaaaagagctgtggtaggcctaaaatgactctatgggaagtggtgaggaaagacatgcatagcgtgggactagtaacaagtatggcgttgaatagagctgattggagaagaaggatccaagtagctgaccccatttagttgggaaaaagttgagttgagttgaaacTGCTAAGATAGAGCAATGGTGCAATTTTGAGAAAACTAAGAAAATTGATACATGCACACATGTATAAAACACATTTATACATGAAATTTTTATTGGCAATTGGATATATTTTCATTTACATAATACATGAACTTTCTATTGCAATTAGATATATTCAttaatttctagaaaaatatACAGGTATAAATATATTTCATATGTAACTgatctggaaaaaaaatcaactaggatatacagaagaaaaaaaaaaatacaattgcCAATGAAAAATAGTAGCagtaatagtaataataataataggatGAACCACTACCATCCATGCTACCCAGTGTGAACTGTGGAGGCTTCTACAGATGATTGAAATAATACCTGACCAAGACCATGAAGCTTATACAACCAGTAAGGAATAGGCTTGCCATCCCATCCCATTGGCAACTTGAGAGGATTATAGATCTGTTGGtcttcttcatcactttcaGTATCAGCTTGTACTTCTTCCTGCTTGAAATTTAAGaaagtaaatattttttattctccAACAGCAGAAACaagagaacagaaaaaaaaaagatttgggcTTGACCATTAAGAGATTTTCAATCCCAATCAAACTACTCAGGGAATAATTTACTAGTCACCAATTTACAGCTCAACTCATGTTTTAGACAGAAAGTAATGTAACCAAACCACAGTATTTGTAAAGGAAAATATGTTTCTAAGTGAATATGCATGATGGATCACTACATTGGTTAGCTTGAATAGAACCTCCCTTtatcccttctctttctctttgcacAACGAAATTATATCAATTGGAAGAGGTAACCCAAAAGTAGGAGCCCAGGACTAAGAAAAACAAGAAGTTCAGATAAAGTCAACTTTGCTTATTAAAGATCCTCTCTTTTGAACCAAGACCTAAAAGCCTAATGACTAAATATTACCTCATTGTATTTTCATAATCAAGGCAAAGGTTTATAAATTCTTCccaaactttttcttttcttttgttctttattcCTTTGTTATATTTTTCTCGTCATCTGAGAGGTAAACCATTTCATTGacaataaaaagaaagggaaaaaaaatatattaataaataaatcagTAAATCCCTAAATAAAACAATACAAATAACAAAGAATCTtcattggtttgtttccttGACAAAGGACACACCAGCTAACCCCACTTAGAGATTATAATTCGTTAGTGTTTAGAGATTATAATTCTTGAGTGTCTCATAGACAAGCCACAAATATATTAGGCAGTAAAAATTCCACCCAGAAAAAGGGGAGATACAGCCAAAAGAATTTGCCCGTTGATTTCCACAAACAATATATAACATTAATATAAACAACAAAATTTATCAAGTATGAAAGTGTAACATCACCTCTTCGCGCTCTGCTTCCATTTCCTCGTATGTTAAAGCCTGTTTCTTCTCAACATTTTCTTTAGTTTGCAATATTGTCTGCATATTATCACAAATAAAACCATCAAAATCTTCTAAAGATACACATAGAGGTTTGTGTGCATCTAAGATtgctatttagtggtgtttgtCACCCTGGTCCAAGGTTTTAAACCTCAGTTTGCACATCAACTTTCGTCCAGGTCGAAATCAAATGgaatccttatcatggtaatttCCCCCCagaattttatatatatatatatatatatatgcttctGTTAAGATTTAATGGGTATCGTAAAAACTCTCAAAtatcaaaaattcaaaacagCTGAGAGCATAATGGATTGAAATTTTAGAAACTCTGCTGGAATTTAAAACCTTGGCTGAATCAGAGAATATTTGATTTAAGCTGTGATAAAAGGAAAACTGGACCAAGAGATAGATAGAACTACAAAATATATAGAAGATGCAAACCTCAGTTAGCAGTTCACACAGGTGTTTTATCTTGGCCTCTATCAGAGCAATCTCTTTTGAATTATCAATCTGTTGTGAAGATGCAGCATTACCATTTTGTTCTAAACCACGTGAGAACTTAGCAAAATGTTTTCTGTCCAATTGCTCAAGAGGTGTATGctgaacaaaaggaaaaaagtaatTCAAGTTAAGCAGGATAATAAATCTTCAAATATTAaggtttcaaaagaaaatttgacCAAAACATTATGCCTGATAGTTAGAAACCTTTTCTTTTGCATAGGAAAAGCATGTCAGTCATTACAACCTTAGTTGTAGTTCTATGTCTGATGGGCTGAACAGCCGGAACTACAAGACCAATTGTGGGCAACTTATAGGATaactgaaatcaaaactaaatatGAACTTAATAAAAGAAGACTGAATGTAATAtagtttttaaatttaaaatcatGCAGAATCTTTCTACATATAATAAACCCAGCAAATGCAATTGGGGCCTCAGAAGTAGAAATTGCATGGATAAAAAGACATCAGCTAACAGAGAAAAGGCATAGCTTTTAACGTAAGCACACAAACAGAGAGTTAAAGCCTCTGTTTCAAAGGAAAAAAGTAAGAGAATTAAAGCCTTCGACTGAATTGGAGAATTAATACCTTTGTGAGGAAAAGCCTCTCAGCACGTTGCTGAACAGTACCACCAGCTTTCAGTCCTAAAGCAGCCAATGCCTGAAAGAGGCGAAAAGATGGGAATtaacataataaaaataaaaggaattttCAAATTATATACTTCAGTTACTCCAGACAAATGGACACATAAACCGGAGAATCAAACCTCAGTGAACTTCATATCACTGGATTCTCTAACTTTTGGGGTACACAGATTAACAAAGTTAATCAAAACTAGTAAAATTCACTGTACGGGGTTGGTGCCTGTGGTGGCATAGGGTTCACAGTGTACTCACTGTTATTGTTGTATCACTAGCTTGTACATTtatcccccacccccacccccaccgcaacccctccccccccccttgggatgcagctccaagaaggaagaagaagaagaagaaaccctgaacttagggtttgaatagggagccgtaggttAGGAGTTATAttttcatacttagtttatttttatgttttttagattgaaccgggttGAAATTGGtcgcatccaattggttcaatgggtccaatgggtttaatttaagtgaagagctcctattggcacataggttcttatatcctattggctaatggggaatcttcttttaaattaattgttttaagttagagtattttaatttaagttaagtaggggtagttaggacattttaagttttaaattagtccaattagatttaaacctctcccttccacgattttgtgaaggagaggcctttaagttgtaataggatttggccttaggcttttattataaataagaatatcgtgggaggctcccccacaacagatttgaatttaaaaatacAAATTTTCGTGGCTGtttgctgctccttgctcttgtGAGtgtgttgcatccttgtgggcttatcaaggtggaagggtgggtggaatcctgcgactccttacacCGTGACGGCAGGGAGggtctctcttcgaaggtgatttcatccttcatccctcAATTTACTGCCAGTGGAATCCTATGGTGAGTTgagatttaattttctgttttagccttccttctccttccccaatcaattcctcttttattttctgttttgattcATAAAACCCTAGTTCTATAAAACCCTAttgaaaccccaaaccctaaaatccctcttctcctttaaaccctaaaaaaccctaattttctgctgggacatattcagccatcagaaaacctccctgctgcagccgaaccttccccctagtccctctaacactcgaccttaacccctgcccctgaatcctactgtaaaccctagttttggctattttcctaattttaaaaacccgaaaccctaatcctaatttctgcaggattttaaaacttattcaaattcagatatttttataccatttgaccctctaaacctgcagattaaaaccctataaaccctattcccaaattcccatcctaaaccctaattttgccctaaaacagcctcTACTCAgtcctaaacagcaggcttgacccaagcttgattccaattggctcctagtaggattatctcctattctaggactacattaccccccccccccccaaagaaaaaaagaagaagaaataactAACATTATGCCAATGGTAGTAGGGGTTTAATGTTTTTGAAAACAGAAGTGGCAGAAATCGGTGTTCATGGAAAACTTCTGCCATTTTGCATGATTTTACTGTCATTTGAAagtgatttaattaattttccAATGATATCAAGTTCTCGCAAACCCATGACAATATGAGAAACCGTTgtttttaaaccagactgaatGAGCAGTTGAACCATAAAAACCCCAGAATCAAACACATCTTTGGTTATCGGCTTTCCAGTTAGAACCTCTGTTTTTTCACTGAAAACCATGGTCAAACTGGGAAAACTTGAACTGGGCATGTTGTTAATTTGCTGTCTAGCCCAGTTTAAAAACTATGAGGGAAAGTAATGGCCAGATCACTGACAGGGATTCAACTTATTGAAGATTCTTCCTTTTTAAATCAAAGTACTTTCCTATGTTCAGATTCTTTATATTGGAAGTGTACTTAGACATCCAAGGTGTGGCTATGTCTACTTTCTTCGCatatcttttctattttatccaATTGATTATGCAAGTCTTTTGTGCTTTGGTTGAAGAAAAATGTAGTCTGTTGGCCCAAAATATGGTAAGTAGAAAAGGTGTTAACCTCCTTTAATCTTTCAGGTCCCACTTCGATTAGCTCCTCCACACTGCTGTAGTAATCTAGATCAATTACAGAATCCAGAGATGAAGCATGTCCATTTTCTGGACTCTTATTTTCCCATCCTTGTATCTTACCATCCATCCAGAGTTCTTCAAATTCAGTTTCAACCTGCAAGAAGCCAGTCACTATTTCAGAATGGTGATATAGCATAAAGCAATTGAAAGACAATGAACCTTAACATAATTAGTCAGTCCAAATCcctattgttatttttttaatgattttttaaaagaaaatccaCATAGTTTATCACTATTACTAACATCTAGGATGGCCTATCCTCATAAACAGAAGTAAGAATTAAGCTTAAAACCTGAAACTGGCCACTTAAACTAGAGAACTTCACTGCCCTAAAGTTGGCATCATAGGAAAAAAGTATCCCATAGACACATACATTTAATATTGTAAACTTAGCAAGATACAATAAAGTAAGAATGCACTTCAGAGTGCCTATAAGATCATTGACATCTATGCAATGGTACTAAATCATTTGTACAGTAAACTAACCAAAGCAGCTAAGTAATGAAAAATACAGAATGCAACTGAGGAAAAACCTTTGAGAACACCCTGTCAAGGTCTTGCAAGGGCTCCTTGCGCTGAAAGAAATATATTAGATATTCCAGTAGATGCTCCAAATATTCCCGATACTGTCTACAGAGACAAAagcaacaaacaaaaacaaaactatTACTTCATGTCAAGACATAAAACACACATGAAATCTTAGTAGAAGTGGAAAAAATATCTGTCAATTTCTATAGCAAGCAGAACCAATAAAAGGATTACCTGGTTAACTTATGGTTGCGAGGGATTTTATGTGGTTGTGCAAACACATCCAGGTAGGCAGAGTACTCAATGGGCTCTCCAAACTTAGAATTAACATACTCATTATATAATTCATGCAAGTCCAGGTATCGGCCAAAAGCTTCCTGAAAAAATAAATCTCgattagtgaaaaaaaaaaacaaaaatttttttttttttgggagggggggggggtgggtggtggtgttggGGGAGGTTGCTTGTAAGAGGGTAGGTAATGATGTCGTAAATAAGCTAGATAttataataaaagggaaaaattagTCTCCCGATTTCTTGCGTTGGATTTCATTAAGAAGAGCAGTGGACCAGAGTAAGCAACATAAAGTGTGATGTGAAGCAAATTGGTcaagttattttctttttctctggaTATGGTTTAGTTTGCCCATGATttacatatataaaataaatggCCTTGACTACAACTCACCTAAGGGCTGtgtttttttggtggggggtgATGGGGGAAGAGTTCATATTTTCCAATCACTTTGATGCAATTTTACAGGAGAGAAGCAGCATTTCCAGACAAAATGACAGCTTAAGTGAAGCTCTTGGTGTGTTTCTTGCATATAATGAAATTAATCACAGGAACAGAAGAAAGTAAAAGCTTTCTAAAACAACATTTTAGTAAGATAAAGAAAATGACAGTCACAAAAACACTCATAAAACATGTTATTCATGAAATTTTTTGCTCAAAATTGTACAGCACAGTGCAAAAGGAAAGGTGTCAAGCAATACCTATTGAGACTACCACTAATCATCCTTAAATTAAGTGAAGATGCAAAACACTTCCACTGCAGTAAGATACTGTCACTAAAAATCAGAAAGAGGGGTGGGGGGCAAAAGATAAGAGTGTTACCTCGCCACTGAACTCAACATGTGGTTCTTGTTTGAGTAATTCTTCATACTCCTCCCCCGCATCAACAACACGTGCAACTGGATGACGTCTGTGGTACTCACGAATCTGCAAAGGTTGCATAGATTTAATTTTCATTAAGTCGTGATTACATTTCCATTAACATCAGTGAGAAAGCACAAGTTGAGGGCTGGCAAAAGATACAAAGGCACTAGGCAAGGTAGTGAGAAACACGGCAGGACTTGTGATTTAATGAATTAATGGCTCTAGATAGAATTGAATGGTGGAACACGTAGCCAACCTCAAGTatacaacaacagcaacaacaagccttatcccaacgaaatggggttggctacatggatccttaccctccaatcagctctattcaaggtcatacttgatacaaggcctaagctatgcatgtctttcctcaccacttctcccaagTCATTTTGGGTCTCTGCCCCTGGGATCTTTTAACTGTATCTGAATCAAATCTCTCCTCTTTACGGAGCATCtaaaaggcctccgttgaacatggccatgccacctaaAATgatttcttgtagcttatcatgtattggagctactcccaaatcagttcTAATTTGACCATTCCTTACTTTAACTTTACTAATTTTGCCACAGATCgacctcaacatcctcatcttagCTACACTAAGTAAATCTATTTGATGctttttaactgcccaacattccacaccatacatcatatcGCCAACCTTAAGTCTTTAGATGGGATAATGCTTTGCATGGGTAACTTGTATGAtcaattctaatattttattagaaTGAAGCCCATTCGTctctctttcaagtttcagttttttacaattataataactgtttgagggtggaccttggtggtggTAGAAGTGTAAGGTTGCTCCATCGTGACCAAGTGATCACAGGTTCGGTCTCTGGAAACAGCGTCTCTGCGAAGTGGGGGTAAACCCGAGTACGTTATggccctccccagaccccgcagtggcgggagcctcgtgcccTGGGTATGCCCCAATGAATGTTTGTCGATGAATCGTTCGTGTGAAAATCAGAatgagaaaaggagaaagatttGAGTCGAAATAAGCGTACTTACCTCTTTCAGTCTGTCATAAAACGCACTAAACACATTGGTTCCGGTCGCAGTCTGACCTCCGAGAGCAGCAATCTCGTCCTTCCTTGCGTTATCTTTATCTTCGTAAATTTCATTCTGCAAAATAGTGATATTCATTAAACAAATCAGGGTACTCTAGTTGAACATTAAGAAACAGAAAATTTCAGATAGAACTTCAATTATGGAAgtgaaaaagaaggggaaaactTTGTTTTCACCCACTTTCGAAATTACAAAATAGGTATAGGAGACTCACGAGTTTCTCAGTGGTGGAAATGATAGAATCGATCATGTTTCGAACACGGTGACTTTGAAACAGACGTTCCCGGTTTGAAGCAGGCTCTTTCTGGAGGTCCTTCACTATAAGCCGTTCGAGTCGCTCTACTTCCTCGTGACCTGCCCTCGTTACTTCCAGGAGAGTCGAAGACATTTTCTTCGAATAGGGGCCTTTGATCAGCTCCTCGAATTCGCTTGCAGGAATAGACTGaatcgatctagggtttagtCGGAACTAACAATAACGTCCGGAGGAAGTGCCACAACCACCTCTAAGTTTCCTGAGGAAAGGAAAAGCTCATCTCTTTTTCCATCCAACCAAACGTATGAAATCGTAATGCAAACGGACCGTCAATGCCCGGGCTTGGCCATGGTTGGCCTCGCTTTCCTAATCAAGATACCGACTCACCGTCCAACTATGATCATGGGTTTTATGGCTTTAATAGGAGCTCATCAACTCAGGGCCCAAGCTCAATCCGCTTTTAACAAATCCTATGGTTCACTAACTTCCAAATAcaagggctttttttttttgttaaatttggGGAAAGGGTTCTCTGACCAAGTTGGCATGAGGGGACATATCAATGAGATGTGATAAATTGCTATCATACATTGGAGGGCAGCGAGCTCATTTCATAtgatgaagagaaaagagagaaagagacagagagatgcTAGCATACCTTGTCCCAGCAGCTAGAGAACTTAATACCATGGACAAGTTTCTCTTCACCTTCACCGAGTGGCGGGAGAGGgtaggagggtattttggaatatactaaaaccataggaggggtttgtgaatcctaggatggtgggtgaatcaTCTTTTATgagtggaagaaaactttgtccttattTAAGTGTCCTTTGTTTATTTCCAAAAATTGTTGAAGATGGatacaaaattatttttaaaaataatttgaaagtgatatCACTATGTTGCACAGTTTTTTATTATAcatgaaatgacactattacctTCATTATATATTGCATTGTGGTATAATGGTCACAAGTTTGAATCGGGAAACAACTTTTCTGCATAGTGGGGTCCATTATGATCTTCCCTGACCGGTGGTGGGAGCCTTGGGTTcgggtacaccctttttattttgagagggagagatgggGGGGATTCACCGAGATTAAAATTCTTTGTAGTGTGGGCACCTGGTGGTGCACTGTAGTGCGGCtctgagagctcgacatgttggaagaagcttcatccaatgaTGCGAGCACGATGCAAGGTtccgttggatgtcgcatcttcctcgtgtcgagctctcaagtCCGCACTACAGAGGATCTTTTTCCGACTCACCGAGTCACTGTCAAAGTTAAAACATTGCCGCACCGCGTCGATGCGATCGAACTCAACAATCCGTTAAAGAGCAAATTTAAGTCTCATAAAATGTGGAAACTCAATCTGTCTCTTCAAGTTGGGGACGAAGAGCAGGAAGGGAGCTTGGTAGGCGAATCCGATCGCCCTTATTCGCGGGTCTCCATTGCAGGTTTATTGAGAGTAAA is a window encoding:
- the LOC122664693 gene encoding splicing factor SF3a60 homolog, which encodes MSSTLLEVTRAGHEEVERLERLIVKDLQKEPASNRERLFQSHRVRNMIDSIISTTEKLNEIYEDKDNARKDEIAALGGQTATGTNVFSAFYDRLKEIREYHRRHPVARVVDAGEEYEELLKQEPHVEFSGEEAFGRYLDLHELYNEYVNSKFGEPIEYSAYLDVFAQPHKIPRNHKLTRQYREYLEHLLEYLIYFFQRKEPLQDLDRVFSKVETEFEELWMDGKIQGWENKSPENGHASSLDSVIDLDYYSSVEELIEVGPERLKEALAALGLKAGGTVQQRAERLFLTKHTPLEQLDRKHFAKFSRGLEQNGNAASSQQIDNSKEIALIEAKIKHLCELLTETILQTKENVEKKQALTYEEMEAEREEEEVQADTESDEEDQQIYNPLKLPMGWDGKPIPYWLYKLHGLGQEFKCEICGNHSYWGRRAFERHFKEWRHQHGMRCLGIPNTKNFNEITSIKEARLLWERIHERQGLNKWRPDLEEEYEDKEGNIYNKKTYTDLQRQGLI